GTGGCGCTCCACAGATGAAGACCTGAGGAACGCTGCACGGGAGACTGTACTGTCCTTCGGTACGTGACCCTTAACCTCTGACTACTGCATCGGTGTCATGTGCTGTTTTGTCCCTATATGGGCTGCGTCTGTGTACAGTTCTTCTTGTAAAGTACAGAGGTGCCGGTCACAGCTGATTTAAATGAATTACTTTCTTAGGTAAGAGAGGTCACATGGCATTCCAGCGTATGGACCAGATCTATGAGCTCCAGGACGAGGTTTACAAGAACCTGGAAACAGAAATCACAATCTTATAGGAAGACCACAGACCCAATCTGCTACCTGATTGGATGATGCTGAGACTGgaagttttttgttaaaaaatgtcatctgtgtgtgtacacatattAAAGTATTTAATATGCAGTTGTATTATTTTCTATTctcttttatataattttaagtgacatatttatgaataaactgTCTTCTATATTTCTTATGTATCAAAATGATTAAACGTGAAATATATTGacaataaatttaaataagaGAACTTTGACTTGTTCATCAAAATGATTAAAGCAACCcaaaatcaaatgattcattcactcaCAGCTCTAAATATTCACATCCTAAAATTTGgattagtttattaaaaaaaaaaacttctaaagcATAAATCTTAATggtcatttcaacatttaataatacattattaaaatcaaaagttgtatgtGTTCACATTGAACGGACCTGAAATAACACGAACTAACAAttgaattatgtatttatgttaaAACTAACAAAGATTAGTGTTGCAAAAAGGTGGAACATTTCCAGtaaattttggaaacatttttTAACTGTGAATTAAATTTCCATCTATACTGTACatctataaaatgtaaaatagttaccCTATTTTATTATAAACTATATATTTCAATTTGATATTTGTCAGAACTTGATAAACCTGGTGAGACAACTTTAAAAACAACTgttaattatgaataaaatgtttgccTAGTGAGCCGGTCTGTCTAGTGAAACCGCTTTCATGAGACTCACCCTGTTAATGAAAAGCACTACGGGTTGTTGTATTTGGTTAACCACCaattccccccaaaaaactgCACGTTTATCTGGCACAGAATGGACCTGCAAGGAAAAAACGGTGTGTAAAATCATGTTTGATCCACACAGCTGTTCTGAAGTTGTTTATAGCATCACACTGTCAAACAGCAGATGATATTTCACATGTACAAACACAAAGCTGCTCGATTTTGATCATTAGAAACTTTATTGAATTAAAAGTGGAGACAGCATTTGAGCTAACTCAGCAATGCAGAAGCATGTCTTCAGCTCAATTTGCATGACAATTCATCTGCCGTCTATCCGCTTAACACTTGTACTCATACTGATTATTGACACATGAACAAAAACCCAAAATGGCAATATACACAAACGCACACATTATCATCTACCCCTTTGGAAAAATTCAGCATCCAGAAATGAAAGAATGTGCACCGAATACAACGAGAATGGATCCCATGCAAGCTTCAGACGCCCCTGCGAGAAGATTCAAATCGTGATTTGTTACGGGTTACAGAGGAGAGCGGGTGTAAACATGGGTTTAAAGAACCGAAACTTCCCAGTGGCTCTTGTATTCGCAGTCCGGGGTTGTCCATGTTAAAAACCGAGCCTAGGTGCCCACAATGTTGGGGTCGTGTGCTGAGTCCGGCAGTGGAGAATCATGGCAGTGGTACAGAAAGCAGTTTCCCCAGCAGCTGTAGCAGATGAGAAACAATGCCGCCAGGAAGACTAAGGCACAAATGGTACACGGTTTCCTCTCCAACAGGAAGCTGAGCAGGTAGAAGCCCATGAACATGGAGTGGTTGAACCACAGGGCTGGATTTAAGGGTTTGGGGATCAGGAGCACCGGGAGTAACCACTGGAGGCAGTACATGGTCTCTGTGTGCCGTGCCGCCTAGTATGAGCTCAGATATCTGACGTGACACTACACAATCACAGATCCCTTGTGTATCTGTGAGGGATTAGACGTGGCGTCCAAATACCAGACGAGGCCTTtggaaaaggagagagaaaaataaaactatttaatacGCACAGCTTACAATAGTTTTACTTACACCTCCTTATAAGGCACCAAAGTCAAAGCATGCCTGTATTTTAAGAAATTGTGCTATTTATAGTTGCTGGCCTTGAATTCTACATGACAACAAGCTCAATTCTAGCTACAAAACAAGACCGCACCATTTCCATTTCGAAATCATATTTGACTAGTTAAACAATAAATGTTCCACAAAAGGAAGATTTAATAGACATTAATATGATACTAAAACTTTTAGCTTATTTTAATAACTGCATACATTTTGTTTAGTGGTTTTAAAGTATAAACAAATAGCAAAACATACAgatatataatatcaaaatacattttttttcatatataaaataaagatttccCTTTTTTGACTGGCATTTCCTACACTGTTTACATCATTAATTGTCAACAAAGGTAAAAATGCGGTAACTAGTTTGACAATTACGGACATGGccaatatttcagtttgtgttttgattgtttttacaCTTTGCATACCTCTAAACATGTTAAATGTAGACAAAATAGTGCAAATTTAGCCTAAATATTCCTGGCTTATTAATTGGATGCTTCAATATTAAAAAgttatgtcttttaataactttaataagtTTATGGGTGTGTatactacaaaataaataaataaataaaatagtgaaaCATTTAGATATCTAATAAAAGCAGTCGTTTTAAGGAAAACAATTAAGTTTCTCCATTTAGTCTGACACTGCATACACGGTTTGTTTACATAAATTACTGAGAATCAACTACAAAAGAGAAATAATTTCAGTAATTAAGaacattttcaatatttcattttttttagtacTTTGCACACCCCTAAACATTTTAACTGTACACTGAATTTCTCTATTTAGATAGACATTCCTTACATTGTTTACAGGAATGTGTTAAAGAGATATAAATCTagcaattaatttaaaattataaataattatgtacATTCTACTTTTcagattgtgtttttttaaatgatgacttCAAAACAAAAAAGATATGAACAATAAAACATTGTGATGCTAGCGTGTTGGCTAACCGGACTTCTAGTACGAGTAGCATGTTGGCTATGTGTTAGCACGAAAATAAACCGTCCGATCACATGTATAACATATGATATATGATCGTAGCAGTCTCAAATAAGCTATCTATAAAGTttaaaaagacagaaataaacaCGTTCAGACCTGCCATTCTTTAAAGTCAATCCTGATCTCGCATATACGCCGTCGCCATTGAGTTCTTCAGGTGAATGCGTAGATTTGTGGAACTCTAAGGAAAGGACCCAATCGACGGCCGGTGTCCCGCAGATGCCTGATTAAAATTGAGGTACTGTTAATTTGAGAAAGATGCAAATAATCAAAGATGAATGTTTagtcatacatttatttatcaaattcTCAGTTTACTTATTGCATACATGCATTGCCTTTCATCAAAGTATTGCATGATACTGGGATCGGATATACAAGGATTGTAAGTAGTCTTATTTACACGTTTCATTTCCATTTATGTGTAAAATGTTACTTCTGTTTAACCGTGGCTCCAAGACCAAAAATGTCGATGTTAAATTTTATATCAACCTGCCAACCACATCCATTTAGCTTACTAAACTGAAACAGTGTTTGTCATTAATGTAGTTGTACTTAATGTAATTACAAGgtcgaaagaaaaaaaagtatatatttggtAATAATGCATAGTATTGTCTAATTGTGTTTTGCTGACATATGCACCCATATATACTGACATGTATGCCCTTGGCCCACCACCTGGCTTTTTTGTGCTTATAACATCTGTTTGTGTTTCCAACATTGAAACTGATGGACACTAATTAGAAAAACCTTAAGAAATATATATGCTACTTGTATTTATACaacttaaatattattattgatataccTGGATGGCAGATGAAGGATATTATCTGATCTCCCTTTGGCACACTCTTAGTAACATCAATGTCAAGGTAGGTACAAGGTGGAAAAGCagtgcaaatattattattttttgaaagatgGATGAACAAACAGCAGTCTTTTAGTATGAACCAATTCATAAATAATACACAGTTCATGATTAAACTCCAACACTAGATTTAAGTAGATTCTAATAATTCACctgattatataatttaatt
This genomic window from Carassius gibelio isolate Cgi1373 ecotype wild population from Czech Republic chromosome A6, carGib1.2-hapl.c, whole genome shotgun sequence contains:
- the LOC128015961 gene encoding bladder cancer-associated protein, whose protein sequence is MYCLQWLLPVLLIPKPLNPALWFNHSMFMGFYLLSFLLERKPCTICALVFLAALFLICYSCWGNCFLYHCHDSPLPDSAHDPNIVGT